One genomic segment of Ictalurus punctatus breed USDA103 chromosome 12, Coco_2.0, whole genome shotgun sequence includes these proteins:
- the LOC128634216 gene encoding TBC1 domain family member 10A-like isoform X1: MMECFMCAFSRTLPWATVLRVWDMFLCDGVKMIFCVGLVVLTSMLGTRDKLKACPGQYETMEVLRAIEPRYMQEGFFVLQVLELQVSAQDVEREQRTQLKRWKKKHGKPGPKLPQRMHSARTIMATEPHTHQDLRQKPTIMVQYPSIPEEKSEPNLRKKRGSLKKNQALIPNPYALPGESKPSQILDIQLLNQENLNLVLPNTPSHPPRLPTMQENQVKETSTSTERLVQRPRIPPSIRNWRNLSLCNIYPSLLLLYTDHLQRSVLTC; the protein is encoded by the exons ATGATGGAGTGCTTCATGTGCGCCTTCTCCAGAACTCTGCCCTGGGCCACGGTCCTCAGAGTGTGGGACATGTTCCTGTGTGACg GAGTGAAAATGATATTCTGTGTGGGTTTGGTGGTGTTGACGTCCATGCTGGGTACTCGGGATAAGCTCAAGGCCTGTCCGGGTCAGTATGAGACCATGGAGGTCCTCAGAGCGATTGAGCCTAGATACATGCAGGAGGGCTTCTTCGTGCTCCAG GTTCTGGAGTTGCAGGTATCGGCACAGGACGTGGAACGTGAGCAACGCACGCAGCTGAAGCGCTGGAAGAAGAAGCACGGCAAGCCCGGCCCCAAACTCCCTCAGAGAATGCACAGTGCTCGCACCATCATGGCCACCGAGCCTCATACACACCAAGACCTCCGCCAGAAACCCACCATTATGGTCCAGTACCCATCGATCCCTGAGGAGAAGTCCGAGCCGAACCTcaggaagaagagagggagcCTGAAGAAAAACCAAGCCCTCATTCCGAACCCCTACGCTCTACCTGGCGAGTCTAAACCTAGTCAGATATTGGACATACAGCTTCTGAACCAGGAAAATCTCAATCTTGTACTTCCAAATACACCATCACATCCACCACGGCTCCCTACAATGCAGGAAAatcaggtcaaagagacgagcACTTCTACAGAGCGACTCGTGCAGCGTCCTCGAATTCCTCCATCGATAAGAAACTGGCGGAATCTATCCCTCTGCAACATCTATCCCTCCTTACTGCTCCTGTACACGGATCACCTTCAGCGTAGCGTCCTCACCTGCTGA
- the LOC128634216 gene encoding TBC1 domain family member 10A-like isoform X2: protein MIFCVGLVVLTSMLGTRDKLKACPGQYETMEVLRAIEPRYMQEGFFVLQVLELQVSAQDVEREQRTQLKRWKKKHGKPGPKLPQRMHSARTIMATEPHTHQDLRQKPTIMVQYPSIPEEKSEPNLRKKRGSLKKNQALIPNPYALPGESKPSQILDIQLLNQENLNLVLPNTPSHPPRLPTMQENQVKETSTSTERLVQRPRIPPSIRNWRNLSLCNIYPSLLLLYTDHLQRSVLTC from the exons ATGATATTCTGTGTGGGTTTGGTGGTGTTGACGTCCATGCTGGGTACTCGGGATAAGCTCAAGGCCTGTCCGGGTCAGTATGAGACCATGGAGGTCCTCAGAGCGATTGAGCCTAGATACATGCAGGAGGGCTTCTTCGTGCTCCAG GTTCTGGAGTTGCAGGTATCGGCACAGGACGTGGAACGTGAGCAACGCACGCAGCTGAAGCGCTGGAAGAAGAAGCACGGCAAGCCCGGCCCCAAACTCCCTCAGAGAATGCACAGTGCTCGCACCATCATGGCCACCGAGCCTCATACACACCAAGACCTCCGCCAGAAACCCACCATTATGGTCCAGTACCCATCGATCCCTGAGGAGAAGTCCGAGCCGAACCTcaggaagaagagagggagcCTGAAGAAAAACCAAGCCCTCATTCCGAACCCCTACGCTCTACCTGGCGAGTCTAAACCTAGTCAGATATTGGACATACAGCTTCTGAACCAGGAAAATCTCAATCTTGTACTTCCAAATACACCATCACATCCACCACGGCTCCCTACAATGCAGGAAAatcaggtcaaagagacgagcACTTCTACAGAGCGACTCGTGCAGCGTCCTCGAATTCCTCCATCGATAAGAAACTGGCGGAATCTATCCCTCTGCAACATCTATCCCTCCTTACTGCTCCTGTACACGGATCACCTTCAGCGTAGCGTCCTCACCTGCTGA